AAGTCCAGCCAAAGGCCGTGAGATAATATAAGCTGCATTCACTATGTACTTTGTGCATTGTGTTGAAGAACTGATTTGAATTTCAACCCACAGTACTCGCAAGGTGTGGTATGGCAGGTAGCACATGACAAACACCACTAGGATGAAGACGGTCACACGCCGTGCTCGCATCCTGTAGGAACTGGTAGTGCTGGATCCACCAGTGAGCTGTTTCACAATCCCAATGTAACAGATGAACACCAGCACTAAGGGTAGAGCAAACCCGAACGCAGTGAGCAACCAGTTATACTCCCGAATGCTGACAACTGGTTCTGTGTTAGCAAAGTCAACACAAAATGTCATGTTGTCCTTATGGGTTAGGAATATGATGGTAAGCATTGGTGTAACTTCAGCAGCAGCGACAGTCCAGACAACTAAGCAAGCAACTATACCCCAAATCTTCTGTTGCACTTGTATCACCCATAGCGGCTGGATCACCACCACGAAACGAAAAACAGCAACACAAGACAGGGACAGGATGCTCCCATATAGGTGAAAATGAAAGGCAAACCGCACAAAGCGGCACATGAAGTCGCCAAGCATCCATGATTCCATGTTGCTGTAGTAGTAGACCAAAAAGGGCATGGTGAGGACATAGAGTAGATCCATTAGTGCCAGGTTGACCATAATGATGCTGCTGCTCTTCCAAGGACGCAGTTTCGCCAGATAAATGCTGATAGACAATATGTTTCCCACCAGGCCCACGATAAAGATTATGCCATAAGAGACAGATAGGTAGTAATGTTTCAGGAGCGATTCCAAATCAGTGCAGCTGTTATTGAGCCCAGCCATGAAAAAGCCCTgctggaaaaaagaaacatcagatttctaccagtaaaataaacagtggagaaacacatttatcttgcttttgaataaatcaCCTGAGAAAGTGATACTCTATAGGCTACTGACCTGCAGACTGCCTTTTTCTTGACACATGATATTTACTTATGACAGCACTAATGCTAAAGTCAAATTGAAACTAAAGTCAAACTTGCTACCAAACGTCAGGCTAATGCTAGGGTAAAATTAATACTAAAGTCAAGCCGATGCTTGTGGTTGAGTAAGGAAGGTTTGGTTTAGCTTTAGCTAGTTTAGTGCTAATGCTAAAGTCAAACTTGTTAGCTTGCTGAGCTTTGTAACACTGAGGGCATCAATGCTAGTGAGTGGCACATAATAAGTGTCAGGGAAACCAATTCAGTTACATTTTATACCTTAGTCAAAAAACAGacatcttttgtttctttttaaaaatggaaaacaataaGCTAAATGTACGTTtagcaaatttatttaaataaattttaacaaTTGTTTGAATTTCAAAagaattatttaaaggtaattaGCTTTTAAACTCACATAATTTCTCTTCAAAAATCAacctaaataaaaactgatgcaGTCAGTGACAATAAACATCTAAACCATTTTAGTGAGATTGTTGAAATTTAAACACTTCCTTATGCACAAAcaagtttgattttcttttctttaaacatgGAAGAATAAAccatattgtatttttttctacagACTGAGATTGTGCTACAGCAAAAAAGATGAATTCTGTCTGTTTTCTTATACATGTATAATAGAAGGAAAATTTACTTAAATTTtagaacaatatttttttattgttgaatagAAAAGCTTTACAGTTCTTACAGGTCTTATATGCCAATATCAATCATTCTAAAAGTAATGTCTATAAAACTACAGTGAACATGCTCACTAATAGACAGACAAGGGTTATTTTAGGGTCACCAATCATCCAGGTGAAGGTCAGCTGGTGTAGCTCTTGTCAACAGCTGACCTAACAATGTTGTGTGAGTACAAATTGACAATGAAAAACCGACTAGCAGTGAAACTCTGCTTCCATATCTGTTGTTACACAGTCAGCAGCAATTACTGCAGGAGGAAGAAAGGGGAAAGCTGGACTGAAAAGCACGAGGTGAGCAGAGCGGGGAAGAAAGGAAGCAATCAAGCCACCTCAGTGGGAAAGAAGCAAACAATATCCGGTTTCCTTGTCAACAGCTTGGTCTGTGAAAGCCTCTAAGGATATCACAACCGTAGCTCTGCCAGTGAAACGTCTCTTATTATGGATGAGAGAATTGCAATTTTCTGCTTATATGCCACACATTGACACTGATCTAACATTGTTGGAACATTCATTTGGTATTACAATTGAAACATCATTTCAGAATCACAGTCATAGaagtaaataaatattgaaaaaaaaaatactgtatatacaaatacatctattttttatatattgttttacttacttttaattattgtgtCCTCATCAGGTTGCAGTCCAAGTCCCTTGTGTGTCGTCTTTGTTTTCACTTCCATTCCTTGATCTCACCACCTCCCACTCCCTATATTTCCAGTCTTCCACACCCAGGGGGGAACTCCAGCATATTTCAGTTTGAAGGTGCACTGTTGTGTTATTCACCTTTAGCCACTTGTGGCCAGCATTCCTGTGTCATTCTTAAAACTGATGAAGGTCAGGTTTCAAGTGAATTAGCAGGAAATGAGCGAGGGGCGGAGagaatgaaatatttattttgtcttgttaaaTCAAACTCCTGAGAGTAGCTTTGTTCAGAAAAGACAAGTGTTACAATTGAGGTCTTTGTTAATTTTTCACCCGCTAACACGTGGTTGGAAGAGTTTGGCAACTGCTATCGTAAATCTGGCATAGACTACTCTCGgtttgtcattaaaaaaaacaaggaagtcTGGGAAATGTGCAGAAAGCAAAAGCCCACTGTGTTAATGCAACACTTAAAAAATGTCTTAAGTCATTAGCTTCTCTAAAAAGAGTTTCTAATGACCCAGACTTTGGTCTTCTCACTGCTCTTCAAAGAGTCTAGTTTTTCTTTACgcgttttattttcttttagtattcacagtgaccctaaacatacattaaaatggaatggttttgatcaaaacatgtttatgttagaatggtccagttaaagtccatgtcatgatttttacagccgacttaacccTCATGCAGAGACTCTCAGAGAACGTTGTAAAAGGAATAcgtttttattgaaagattgatcaggaacaacaggagcgacgagtctaatcttccttactgtgaaaacacaaagagaaaagataaatagctgAACCTCAGAAACATGAACCAACATAAACGTATCTTACTGGAGATTACGGAAtaacccgccagggagagaataaatgtcaggaaaggagttCAGCTTGCCATACACAGACTAGATCAGGAAGTAGCCTTAGCCACTATGGACGACTGGAACAGATCAGGTAGGAttcacacctggaacaggtaacaaagcaagttagagttcgcaacaacagatccttcaaaagatatccatggtaaaaatcatgcaaagatttcagagctggccagaaattaccacggaggcaaaaacactcaggcgctgaggtgttggcaaccttcctctatatgcttcccagctgatgagtagatgcacaacacctgtcgcctcaggtacactcctactggtggcacctagtgtcgaaaaggtgtaagcagcaggcagcagaactccaaatcttgacaccacctccccctcaacggccgccTCCTGGCGGTGCAGAAGACGTTGCTTGGTGGGCCCGGAAATCCCGGATCAAAGAGGGATCAACAATGAAGGAACCCGGAACCCAGGAGCGATCCTCCGGACCATACCCCTCCCAGTCAACGAGGTATTGATGTCCACGTCCCCGTCGTCGAGAGGCCACAATGCGGCGAACAGGGTACACAGGGTGGCCCTGAAAATCCCGGGCGGGCGGAGTGGGCAAGGCCGGAGGGCAGAGCGTGCTGGTCTGAACAGGTTTCAACTGATAAACCTGAAAAACAGGGTGAACATGGAGACTAGGAAGCAGACGAAGGCGAATAGATGCAGGACCCACGAGAGAATCAATTACATAGGGTCCGATGAACCTGGGAGAGAGCTTTCTGGACAGGGACTTGAGTGGAATGTCCCTTGCGGtgagccaaaccttctgaccaggGAGGTAACTAGGAGCAGGCAGTCTTCGACGGTCTGCATAGCGCTTGTTTCGGGCAGCTGTCTGGTGAAGCGCCCGGCTGGCGGCGTTCCAAACCCGTTTACATCTCCGTATGTGGTGTTGTACAGTAGGAACCATGATGTCCTTCTCCTCCGACGGGAAAAACGGAGGTTGGTATCCCAACGAAACCTCAAAAGGTAAATAACCGGTGGCTGAGGAGACATGAGAGTTGTGGGCGTATTCGATCCACCCCATGTGGTCACTACATTCAGCGGGGCAGGTGGACGTCACACACCGCAGGGCCACCTCCAAGTTTGGGGATGATGACCGGAAGTTAGCGCCACCTTTGCCCCTAGGGCTTCACAGAAATGTCACCAGACACGGGAAGTAAACTGAGGGCCCCTGTCGGACAACTGGCAACAGGGGATGCCATGTAGGcgaaaaacatgtttgaccaTCAATTTAGCAGTTTGGAGGGCCGATTGCAGCTTTCGGAGAGGAACCAGGTGGCAGGCCTTGGAGAATTGGTCAATAATGGTCATAATAACAGTCATTCCGTGAGAACATGGTAGACCCGTGACGAAGTCCAAGGCCACATGGGACCAGGGTCGACCAGGGATGCTGAGAGGTTGAAGTAAGCCTCTAGAGGGTCGATTAGAAGACTTAGTTCTAGCGCATGTGGTACAGGCCGTCACGTACTCCTTGACGTCTTTGTGAAGGGACGGCCACCAATAGCGTCTGGTGATTGCTGCAATAGTCCTACTGACACCAGGGTGAGCGAAGAACTTGGATGAATGAAACCAGCCAATCACTCTGGATCGCACTGATGCTGGAACATAGGTCCTTCCAGGAGGTCCAGTTCCTGGCCCAGGATCATCAGGGAGAGCTCGCCGCACAAAGTCCTCTATCTCCCAGGTTAAAGAGCCCACGGTACAGCTAGGCGGCAGGATAGACTCGGTATGTTTCTCTGTATCTTCAGGTTCAAATTGGCGGGATAGAGTGTCTGGTTTGATGTTCTTGGAACCTGgtctaaaagaaatagactgtTTAAAtcgagaaaagaaaagagaccaACGTGATGGACGTGCATTGAGACACTTAGCTGACTGAATGTATGACAGATTTTTATGGTCTGTCCAGACCAACACAGGATGTTCAGCGCCCCCCAGCCAATACCTCCACTCCTCTACGGCCAACTTAATGGCCAGCAACACTCTGTCTCCAACCTGGAAGTTTCGTTCAGCAGGGGTCAATCGATGGGAGAAAAAGGCGCATGAATGAAGCCTTCCATCCTGATCAGAAAGCTGGGAGAGCACCGCTCCCACCTCAGTATCTGAGGCGTCTACTTCCAGGGTAAACTTTTTCGTAGAATCTGGATGGATCAGAATAGGCGCTTGGGAGAACAGTCTTTTCAGCCGGGTGAAGGCAGTCTCAGCTTCCAAACCCCAGCTGAAGGTCGTCTTTGTGGAAATTAGCGCATTCAATGGGGCCGCCACCTGGCTGTAATTCCTAATAAATCTTCAGTAGAAGTTGGCAAACCCCAAGAACTGCTGCAACTTCTTCCTCGAGTCAGATACTGGCCAGTCCATTACTGCTCGGACCTTTCCTGGGTCGGCACGAACCTGTCCCTCCTCCAGAACAAAACCCAGGAAACTGATTGTTGACTGATGGAAGTCGCACTTTTCCATCTTAagaaacagtctgttttcaaggagacgctgTAGAACCTGTCTCACATGGTGGCGGTGTTCCTCTAGACTCctggaaaaaatttaaatattgtccaggtacacaaatacaaaaatattcaaaaaatctCTCAACACGTCATTGACGAGAGCTTGAAAAACTGCTGGGGCATTACTTAggccaaaaggcatcaccaagTACTCGAAATGCCCCAGAGGAGTCTTAaatgctgtcttccactcgtctccCTTGCGGATTCTGACTAAGTGGTAGGCATTTCTGAGGTCCAGCTTAGAGAAAACAACAGCGCCATGTACAGGCTCAAACGCAGAAGCTAGCAGAGGaagaggatatttgtttttaacagtaattGTGTTCAAACCCCTGTAATCTATACAAGGGCGTAAACCTCCATCTgttttccccacaaagaagaaacctGCCCCTAAAGGAGACGAAGAGGGACAAATAACCCCAGCAGCTAAAGACTCAGCAATATGTTTTTCCATTACTTTTCTTTCCGGCCCGGAGATGCTGTAGAGTCGGCTGGAGGGGCACCAGGAAGAAGATTAATGGCACAGTCGTATGGTCGATGAGGCGGTAGAGACAGGGCCCGAGACTTGCTAAAGACCATCTTAAGATCATGATACTCGGGGGGAACTCTGGTTAAGTCTGAGAGTTCCTCCTCCATACCTTCCTCACCAGGGGTTGTAGGACAGATGGCTGACTGTAAACATGAATTGAGACATCCCTCAGACGGGGATGGAGGAAACGGAGAGGTTCGCTCCAACGCTCTCTCGGAGCGATTCCTCCTCCTTTCCCGTAGGCGAGAATCAATGCGGATAGCTAAATCAATGTACTTATCTAATTCTTCTGGTTCATCTACAAGGACTAATTCGTCCTTTATGGGCTCGTTCAAAGACTGGAAAAACGCCGCCTTTAACGCGCTTTCGTTCCAGCCTGAGGATACAGCTAATGTACGAAAATCGATAGAAAAGTCAGCTAAAGGACGATTCTGTTGTTTCAACGCCCACAATTTGCGGGCAATACAGAACTGATCTGAAGCTACGTCAAACGTCCGTTTAAACTCGTTAATGAAATCCTCATATGACAACCTGAAACCAGTGCAGTTGGAAAACCTTGCCTCCACCCATCGGAGCACCCTTCCAGTTAACAAACTCAAAGCATAAGAAATCTTACCCTCATCATGCGAAAAAGCTCGAGGTGACCGGTTAAACACCAACCTACACTGAAGTAAAAAACCACGACATCCACCCATCTCTCCGGAAAACCTCTCAAGATGAGGAGAAGAAACATCTCGAAAAGGTGGTGGATGTTGGGCCTCCAGTGGCTCAGCAGCACCCCCAAAGGGTGCGGCAGACTCAGAACTACAAGCACCTTGAAACAGTGATGCCAAATGCTCCAGCTGCTGGTTTGTTTGCAGCTGTCTATCTAGGAGGGTTTGGAGAGTAGAACTGTGCGTATGAATTTGCTGACTATGTTCAGCTAAAGTTCTCTGAAGGTTCTCCGCTGGGTTaggctggcctgagtgttctgtcatgatttttacagccgacttaaccctcatgcagagactctcagagaactttgtaaaaggaatacgtttttattgaaagattgatcaggaacaacaggagcgacgagtctaatcttccttactgtgaaaactcaaagagaaaagataaatagctgAACCTCAGAAACATGAACCAACATAAATGTATCTTACTGGAGATTACGGAATAACCCGCCAGGGAGaaaataaatgtcaggaaaggagttCACCTTGCCATGCACCGACTAGATCAGGAAGTAGCCTTAGCCACTACGGACGACTGGAACAGATCAGGTAGGAttcacacctggaacaggtaacaaagcaagttagagttcgcaacaacagatccttcaaaagatatccatggtaaaaatcatgcaaagatttcagagctggccagaaattgccacggaggcaaaaacactcaggcgccaaggtgttggcaaccttcctctatatgcttcccagctgatgagtagATGCACAACACCTGTCGGCTCAGGTACACTCCTACTGGTGGCACCTAGTGTCGAAAAGATGTAAGCAGTAGGCAGCAGAACTCCAAATCCTGACAGTCCAGACTTAAACCCAAGAACAATCTGTGGGaagatttaaaaactgattttcagATATGCTCTCCTACCATTCTGAACTTGAGCTACTTTGCAATGAAGAATGGGCAGATATTTCAACAGTAGATGAACAaatctggtagagacataccccaacagacttgcagctgtaaatacAGTGAAATCTGGTTCTATCAAAACCATGtatgattttccttccactgcacaatttcattttactttgtgttgattcAACAGGCCTTCACTCCTGAATAAAGAACTGTTAAATGCCACAGTAAGAAGTGTTGATTAAATTGTTTTAGGAATATGTTATGGgttgttgtttatatatttatatattgactttaaaaaatgtttttcttaaacttcTCAATGTATAACTTCTCAAACTTTTTGGGTGGAATGATGATACTTCCAATAACCAATGATTTTTCAAAACAAGAGCTCAAGTTTGAATTTGTTGTGATTTTCTCCAATTCACACAGAGTGAAAATGAcacctacaaaataaaaataagtggtTGAACaaacaagtacaggtccttctcaaaatattagcatattgtgataaagttcattattttccataatgtcatgatgaaaatttaacattcatatattttagattcattgcacactaactgaaatatttcaggttttttattgtcttaatacggatgattttggcatacagctcatgaaaacccaaaattcctatctcacaaaattagcatatttcatccgaccaataaaagaaaagtgtttttaatacaaaaaacgtcaaccttcaaataatcatgtacagttatgcactcaatacttggtcgggaatccttttgcagaaatgactgcttcaatgcggcgtggcatggaggcaatcagcctgtggcactgctgaggtcttatggaggcccaggatgcttcgatagcggcctttagctcatccagagtgttgggttttgagtctctcaacgttctcttcacaatatcccacagattctctatggggttcaggtcaggagagttggcaggccaattgagcacagtgataccatggtcagtaaaccatttaccagtggttttggcactgtgagcaggtgccaggtcgtgctgaaaaatgaaatcttcatctccataaagcttttcagcagatggaagcatgaagtgctccaaaatctcctgatagctagctgcattgaccctgcccttgataaaacacagtcaaccaacaccagcagctgacacggcatcccagaccatcactgactgtgggtacttaacactggacttctggcattttggcatttccttctccccagtcttcctccagactctggcaccttgatttccgaatgacatgcagaatttgctttcatccgaaaaaagtactttggaccactgagcaacagtccagtgctgcttctctgtagtccaggtcaggcgcttctgccgctgtttctggttcaaaagtggcttgacctggggaatgcggcacctgtagcccatttcctgcacacgcctgtgcacggtggctctggatgtttctactccagactcagtccactgcttctgcaggtcccccaaggtctggaatcggcccttctccacaatcttcctcacggtccggtcacctcttctcgttgtgcagcgttttctgccacactttttccttcccacagacttcccactgaggtgccttgatacagcactctgggaacagcctattcgttcagaaatttctttctgtgtcttaccctcttgcttgagggtgtcaatagtggccttctggatagcagtcaggtcggcagtcttacccatgattggggttttgagtgatgaaccaggctgggagttttaaaggcctcaggaatcttttgcaggtgtttagagttaactcgttgattcagatgattaggttcatagctcgtttagagacccttttaatgatatgctaattttgtgagataggaattttgggttttcatgagctgtatgccacaatcatccgtattaagacaataaaagacctgaaatatttcagttagtgtgcaatgaatctaaaatatatgaatgttaaattttcatcatgacattatggaaaataatgaactttatcacaatatgctaatattttgagaaggacctgtacagatgAGTACCTCAAGCAGTTACTTAGCAGATGCTCAAACACAATATGTGAACATAGTATGTGAAATTCTGAGCAGCACTTTAGCTCTAGTGCACGTGCAAATTTATGTAAATGTTGTGTAATTTCCCCTATTCTGATTTCCATTGTTAGAATAATTTGAATCAAAGCAAACttaaaccttttatttatttagtgtgAACAAATTTTCTTCACAGCCAGGGTTAAAAATGCAGAGATCCATCCCAACTCTGCACATTATCACTGAATGTTTTTTCAACCCTGTGTTTTGTCCCAGCAGTCATGTTGACACAGATGTAAGTCTTGTATTTAACAATCATTACTCAGTTATTTAGTGTCAATGTGACAGTCGCTGTTAGTTTTCACTTCCTTCTTTACCTGTCAGTTTCTACAACTATGCATTCCCTGCTACCCTTGGCTGCCCTCAGAAAGCACAAAAAGCAAAGGAGGAGGCAGGAAGtagaagttatttttttttattttttacaaaagatGAGCTAAAATTGTGTAAACAGAGATTTAGAGATCAGATTGAATTGTGACACCTTTTTATGCTGAGGGGATGAGGCATCTTTGAAGCAGCAGATGAAGGAAGCTTTTATTGTACAGATAAAAATCCTCTGAATTCAGAGAAAAAATTAATGTCAAAGATCAACCCAATGCCTTAGAAGCAGtttgcaggaggaggaggaggagaggtgggggggggggggggggggggggggtgtcttTGGAAGCCTTTAAATAGATGGGGTTGAGTAGAAAAATGGTTCTGTCTACAATTTGGGCATCCTGGCAGCGTTGAGGCGCATAGGCACACAAGAGGAGCCTGCTGCATAGCGCATCTCCCTCAGCATGCCGCTCCACTGCTTCTTGTCATCCTCATACCTAATAGGAACAAGAGGAGATTTGTAACTAACAACAAGCACAGAGTATTAAAAGGAATTTGAGGGTATTACATATTTCCAATCCacattattacatttaatttaagcGTGTCAGATTACAAATTTGATGGTTAAAAATGGTTCATTTCTAAGAACATTAACTATGCATGCTTTGTTTCAGTGATCAGTGATCAGTGATCCATCATTCATCAACAATATAAGGCTGATATGTTCATATAGGTGGCTTAATGAGTAACTATATCTACTTAGTAAAAGTTAAGATCTTGCAGTTGAGAAAGTTTCTTTGTTGGGGAAGAATTTAAGCTTGTGTCCAGCTTTAGCTAGTACAGCGAGAGCGCAAATGCTAAAACTAATGATAAAACTACCGCTAATGCTGAAACGTGTTAGCAATGGCAGCATCTTCAaatgcaaatatatttaaaagcaaTGAAAATCTTGAAAGTATGAAACATAAATACACAATTGGCctttttactggttttcaaAAAGGATAAGTCATTTTGAAAAATGGAGGGCTCCCTGGAAGTAAACACAGGTAAGGTATGTTAATTTTTCAACccccacaaaaaaaaagattattctttaaaattcaTTCATGCCAAAGGATTCTAAATAAAAAGTTGAATCTTGAATTTTGAGATAAAGGAACAACTCAAAGCTGATGGATAAAGATACAAGCAGGAAGTCAACAGACAGACCACTAAGGAGACCGCAgctgttgtttgtgagcattAAGTTTATAAGGTAAGAAAGTACATTCTTAAACTAATAACAAGCATCAGAAGTATATTTTTACTAGCAATATTTTGTTAGTATAGCACAGTGTTTAAACATCTCTtctgtcatgattccagcccttcagctcaccttgactgtgctgattactcattgccttcacctgcactgggctgctcctatttaatcagctgctcgtcaccagctcagtgcgagattgtctgttgcctctgtcacagctttcaagccttgattcatgtttcaagagttttttctggttatctgatcctgcctgttttttgaccacagatttgtgccttgtccttctgctgttcggaaaagtcctgacctcacgttgctgaaacctgcctgtctctgactttgtctctggattactggactatccctgcctgaaaccctccagtgctttaccttggattgtctcccgcttctgcatctggttggtggaaatattctatgtctcctgtttgttcctggaacccctaagacctcctgttgtccacttccccttcctccccggctggatttcaattccctgataaacctcaattcctgtccttcctgtctgaccacTTCtgtggaacctcttctacccaattattattattatttttttatattaaaacttttggttaaccattctcttgtctggctgcgttttgggttctggttgagttgcatcATCGTTACACTCTTCCATTGAAGTGTCTTTTTAGTCTCAAACATTTTATCAGTAAGCTAACTGCAGACAAACTTAGAGTTTGAATTGTGTATCTTTGGAATTAGGATTTGACAACCACAATACTGTAGCAGAAGTAGTATTAATAATGTAGTATTGTAGGGAAGTACAATAGTAACCATCTTGGGTAAAACACATACTTCATCTATTCATTTTGTGCTGGTTTGATAGGTCTCCAAGCTACTGCTTtcagacagcaagtctttggcTTCCTCCTTCTGCTCCTCgccagattaaaaaaaacctttcattttatgaagtaaaaACTTTTATATCACTCTCTTTATTTGGGGTACCCAACAGTATCCAAGTTACAGTGTTAGCAGTCTTCAGTAACGTGTGGCTCCCTTGTACTCGAGTTTTTATCCCATGTTTTTCAGCATATCTATGGTTGTCATTAatggaaaaattaaaacataaagtgAACTACAAACCTAAAAACTATTAGAAAGTAAAAGTTACAAAAATGATCATATATTCTGTCTTTAACCCACTGAGTAATAGATCAAGCATTCTGTGACTGTCAGGGGAAAGGTTGACATTCTTCCTTATGAGAGTggattttaaaagtttattactTTTTCACTAAGGTTTTATTGCTAATCACCAACTAATTCTTATTTTATGTTTCCTTTCAACACAAAGGACAAACTATTAACTTGAAATGAGTTAGAATGAGTTAGAATACGTTTAATATTTGGTTTAAAGTTTGCGAATGTATTTAGGCATATTTTAGCTGTTAAACTTGAATAAGTTCAACTAGGCATATTTATTGAAATGTGCCtagataaaatgtatttaaatcatTCACATTCAGACAGTTTGTTTAATCAGTAAAATGGCAAAGTACAACGGTCTCGTGTCCAAAGCCTGGGAAGACTTACTGCCAGACATCATTGACCTCTGTGGGAGCCACCTCCTTGTTCTCCATCTGAACCATTGCAAAGCCACCCACGGCATAAAGGAGGCCGCCTGTGCTCAG
This DNA window, taken from Girardinichthys multiradiatus isolate DD_20200921_A chromosome 24, DD_fGirMul_XY1, whole genome shotgun sequence, encodes the following:
- the LOC124861193 gene encoding 2-oxoglutarate receptor 1-like, whose product is MAGLNNSCTDLESLLKHYYLSVSYGIIFIVGLVGNILSISIYLAKLRPWKSSSIIMVNLALMDLLYVLTMPFLVYYYSNMESWMLGDFMCRFVRFAFHFHLYGSILSLSCVAVFRFVVVIQPLWVIQVQQKIWGIVACLVVWTVAAAEVTPMLTIIFLTHKDNMTFCVDFANTEPVVSIREYNWLLTAFGFALPLVLVFICYIGIVKQLTGGSSTTSSYRMRARRVTVFILVVFVMCYLPYHTLRVLWVEIQISSSTQCTKYIVNAAYIISRPLAGLNTFFNLALYTLSGDSFKKAFLDIFCWEEWVNKARSRLHLNIFNRAENDMAAA